The following proteins come from a genomic window of Candidatus Palauibacter polyketidifaciens:
- a CDS encoding energy transducer TonB, which translates to MHDRLLPRAAGSGVFAALAALAGAGSTGCADEPGSEVGALRVDQLREGGLVWPVLESPPSPAFPYPAQALEEGAGGEILLRIRISAVGRVDSVAVVTSSGHAVLDSAAVEGARLLRYRPARHGGVPTAIWAQLPVSYPVPSGG; encoded by the coding sequence ATGCATGACCGGCTCTTGCCGCGGGCCGCAGGGTCCGGCGTTTTTGCGGCGCTCGCCGCCCTCGCCGGCGCCGGGTCCACCGGGTGCGCGGACGAGCCCGGCTCCGAGGTCGGCGCGCTGCGCGTCGACCAGCTCCGCGAGGGCGGCCTCGTGTGGCCCGTCCTCGAGTCCCCGCCGTCTCCCGCGTTCCCCTATCCGGCACAGGCCCTGGAGGAGGGGGCGGGCGGAGAGATCCTCCTCCGCATTCGAATCTCCGCTGTCGGACGCGTCGATTCCGTCGCGGTCGTGACCTCGTCGGGACATGCCGTCCTCGACTCGGCCGCGGTGGAGGGCGCCCGCCTCCTGCGGTACCGGCCGGCGCGGCACGGCGGCGTCCCCACCGCCATCTGGGCGCAACTCCCCGTCAGCTACCCGGTGCCGTCCGGTGGCTGA
- the mutS gene encoding DNA mismatch repair protein MutS produces MAAATTGSEAYPPLIRQYLDIKSRHPDSLLFFRVGDFYEMFFEDAEEGSGLLGLTLTARNNGGKRDIPLAGVPVKAVDEYVARLLEMGRRVAICEQLEDPAEARGIVRRDVVEIITPGTVLEDKLLAARRNNYVVAIAGDAPFGLATVDLSTGEFELREVAAADLSDELGRIEPAEIVIPEETEAPAGPWHVTARPAWRFDASLGDERLRERFGVASSTGFGLDSAGDPLLLAASGALLGYLDEVRPTGLDHLRPPRVDRAGRVMYLDEMTRRNLELVEPLRPGEGASLLALVDRTRTPMGARLLRRRLLRPLVVPAEIAARLDAVQELVERAEERERIRSALRPIRDLERLAARVSAGRAAPRELLGLGLSLGALPGLAAALEPLEAGRLAELRSGFDPLPDVAARIDEAIDPEAPHALKYGGVIRSGFSADLDELRGTRGSAVDFIAGMQVRERERTGIDTLKIGFNKVFGYYLEVTRAKLDRVPEEWTRRQTLTNAERYLTPELKEWEAKVLGADDEIAKLEARLFHSVRDAVAAEVGRIQAAAAHVAEIDFLVCLGEVAAAEDYVRPRLSDDIVFDIEEGRHPVVETAVARDTFIPNDMRLDDEHRTLIVTGPNMAGKSTVLRQAGLIALMAHIGSFVPARRARIGVCDRVFTRVGASDNLAAGQSTFMVEMTETATILHGATERSLVLLDEIGRGTSTYDGLSIAWAVTERLHELGARTVFATHYHELVGLAESLPRAAAFNVAVRETGRDIVFLYRLQPGGSDRSYGVHVARLAGLPPDVVGRAARILHVLESGPWGAGGRGAALAEAGMGQLSLFEAAAPGPKDGPVPSAPDSAESADLAAAREVLEKLAGIDLDGMTPLEALNTLAEWKAYGDA; encoded by the coding sequence ATGGCTGCGGCGACCACGGGCTCGGAGGCGTACCCGCCGCTCATCCGTCAGTATCTCGACATCAAGTCGCGCCACCCCGATTCGCTCCTCTTCTTCCGGGTCGGCGACTTCTACGAGATGTTCTTCGAGGACGCGGAGGAGGGGAGCGGCCTGCTGGGGCTCACCCTCACCGCCCGGAACAACGGCGGAAAGCGGGACATCCCCCTCGCGGGCGTCCCCGTGAAGGCCGTGGACGAGTACGTCGCCCGCCTGCTCGAAATGGGCCGCCGAGTGGCGATCTGCGAGCAGCTCGAGGATCCGGCGGAGGCCCGGGGGATCGTGCGGCGGGACGTCGTCGAGATCATCACTCCGGGCACGGTCCTCGAGGACAAGCTTCTCGCGGCGCGCCGCAACAACTACGTCGTCGCGATCGCCGGAGACGCCCCGTTCGGGCTCGCCACCGTCGACCTCTCGACCGGCGAGTTCGAGCTTCGCGAGGTCGCCGCCGCGGATCTCAGCGACGAACTCGGGCGGATCGAGCCCGCCGAGATCGTGATCCCCGAGGAGACGGAGGCGCCGGCCGGACCCTGGCACGTGACCGCGCGCCCCGCCTGGCGCTTCGACGCTTCGCTCGGGGACGAGCGGCTCCGGGAACGGTTCGGGGTCGCCTCCTCCACCGGCTTCGGCCTCGACTCCGCGGGCGACCCGCTTCTCCTCGCGGCGAGCGGCGCCCTCCTCGGCTACCTGGACGAGGTGCGGCCGACCGGCCTCGATCACCTGCGGCCGCCGCGCGTGGACCGGGCCGGACGCGTGATGTACCTCGACGAGATGACCCGGCGGAACCTCGAACTCGTGGAACCGCTGCGCCCCGGCGAGGGCGCGTCGCTTCTCGCCCTCGTCGACCGCACGCGGACGCCGATGGGGGCGCGCCTGCTGCGCCGGCGCCTGCTGCGACCGCTCGTCGTCCCCGCCGAGATCGCGGCCCGCCTCGACGCCGTGCAGGAACTCGTCGAGCGGGCGGAGGAGCGGGAGCGCATCCGAAGCGCGCTCCGCCCGATCCGCGACCTGGAGCGGCTCGCCGCCCGCGTCTCCGCCGGTCGCGCGGCGCCCCGCGAACTCCTCGGTCTCGGCCTCTCGCTCGGCGCGCTGCCGGGGCTGGCGGCCGCCCTCGAGCCGCTGGAGGCCGGCCGTCTCGCCGAGCTTCGTTCCGGCTTCGATCCGCTCCCGGACGTGGCGGCCCGCATCGACGAAGCCATCGACCCCGAGGCCCCCCACGCCCTCAAGTACGGGGGTGTGATCCGAAGCGGCTTCTCCGCCGACCTCGACGAGCTGCGCGGCACGCGCGGAAGCGCCGTCGACTTCATCGCCGGCATGCAGGTGAGGGAGCGCGAGCGCACCGGCATCGACACGCTGAAGATCGGGTTCAACAAGGTGTTCGGGTACTATCTCGAGGTCACGCGCGCGAAGCTCGACCGCGTGCCGGAGGAGTGGACCCGCCGGCAGACGCTCACCAACGCCGAGCGCTACCTCACGCCGGAACTCAAGGAATGGGAAGCGAAGGTCCTCGGCGCCGATGATGAGATCGCGAAGCTCGAGGCGCGGCTCTTCCACTCGGTGCGGGATGCCGTCGCGGCCGAGGTGGGGCGGATCCAGGCGGCCGCCGCCCACGTCGCCGAGATCGACTTCCTCGTCTGCCTCGGCGAGGTCGCGGCCGCCGAGGACTACGTGCGCCCGCGGCTCAGCGACGACATCGTCTTCGACATCGAAGAGGGCCGGCACCCCGTCGTCGAGACCGCGGTCGCAAGGGACACCTTCATCCCGAACGACATGCGGCTGGACGACGAACACCGGACCCTGATCGTCACCGGCCCGAACATGGCGGGGAAGTCCACCGTGCTGCGCCAGGCGGGGCTCATCGCGCTCATGGCGCACATCGGTTCCTTCGTCCCGGCTCGCCGGGCCCGCATCGGGGTATGCGATCGCGTGTTCACGCGCGTGGGCGCCAGCGACAACCTCGCGGCGGGGCAGAGCACCTTCATGGTGGAGATGACGGAAACGGCGACCATCCTGCACGGCGCCACCGAGCGCTCGCTCGTCCTCCTCGACGAGATCGGGCGGGGCACGTCGACGTACGACGGTCTCTCGATCGCGTGGGCGGTGACGGAGCGACTGCACGAACTCGGGGCGCGCACGGTGTTCGCCACCCATTACCACGAACTCGTCGGCCTCGCGGAGTCGCTGCCGCGCGCGGCCGCCTTCAACGTCGCCGTGCGGGAGACCGGCCGGGACATCGTCTTCCTCTACCGGCTGCAGCCGGGGGGCTCGGATCGTTCCTACGGCGTGCACGTCGCCCGGCTCGCCGGGCTGCCCCCCGATGTCGTGGGGCGCGCTGCCCGCATCCTGCACGTGCTCGAGAGCGGGCCGTGGGGCGCCGGCGGCCGCGGAGCCGCGCTCGCCGAAGCGGGGATGGGGCAACTCTCCCTCTTCGAAGCTGCCGCCCCCGGTCCGAAGGACGGCCCCGTGCCGTCCGCGCCCGACAGCGCCGAGAGCGCGGACCTCGCCGCCGCGCGCGAGGTGCTCGAGAAGCTGGCCGGGATCGACCTCGATGGGATGACGCCCCTCGAAGCGCTGAACACGCTCGCCGAATGGAAGGCGTACGGCGATGCATGA
- a CDS encoding SPOR domain-containing protein, with product MTSSRRSRGGRPPRLGRGRAWALALLAGAPSWGLSAPSAAQAAQAATPVDLDHLEARIEAGRFEGAAEAVDRWLATEARNAARGDVLRARYLRARLLADPDSARAELLAVAMNGGARHGSRAWLRLAQLDLALDEPARAAADLERLRADHARRAEAVESWYWTARTFEDRGLLDRACEAWQRGAAEARRVGAEEIALLAETSALGCAPGTPRFAIQVAAFSRRDPAEEMRGQLEAAGFFSRVVEYDGLHRVRLGRFARREAAESLTRRLRDAGFEPAVIPIVS from the coding sequence ATGACCTCGAGCCGCCGGAGCCGCGGAGGACGCCCCCCGCGTCTCGGAAGGGGCCGCGCGTGGGCGCTGGCGCTTCTCGCCGGCGCGCCGTCATGGGGACTTTCGGCCCCCTCCGCCGCGCAGGCCGCGCAAGCCGCCACTCCCGTGGATCTCGACCATCTCGAAGCACGGATCGAGGCCGGGAGATTCGAAGGCGCTGCCGAGGCGGTCGACCGCTGGCTCGCCACGGAGGCGCGGAACGCGGCGCGCGGCGACGTGCTGCGGGCGCGGTACCTCCGGGCGCGCCTCCTCGCCGACCCGGACTCCGCGCGCGCGGAACTCCTCGCCGTCGCCATGAACGGCGGCGCGCGCCATGGATCCCGGGCATGGTTGCGACTCGCGCAACTGGATCTGGCGCTAGACGAACCCGCCCGCGCGGCGGCCGATCTCGAGCGTCTGCGGGCGGACCACGCGCGGCGCGCCGAGGCGGTCGAATCCTGGTACTGGACGGCGCGGACCTTCGAGGACCGGGGCCTCCTCGATCGGGCGTGCGAGGCGTGGCAACGGGGGGCCGCGGAGGCTCGGCGCGTCGGCGCCGAGGAGATCGCGCTTCTTGCGGAGACCTCGGCGCTCGGCTGCGCGCCGGGCACCCCGCGCTTCGCGATACAGGTCGCAGCCTTCTCGCGCCGGGATCCGGCGGAGGAGATGCGCGGACAACTGGAAGCCGCCGGCTTCTTCTCCCGCGTCGTCGAGTACGACGGACTCCACCGCGTCCGACTGGGCCGCTTCGCCCGCCGGGAAGCGGCGGAGAGCCTCACGCGCCGACTCCGGGACGCGGGCTTCGAGCCCGCCGTCATCCCCATCGTCTCGTGA
- the holA gene encoding DNA polymerase III subunit delta, which produces MSAPLDPRLSRALGRSPPTGAWFLHGDAIRLRDEAAQQLVEAAVDPATRDFNYDQFHAEDVTDEQLAATLAMPPMMAERRVVFVRDVERLGTKARAVLKKAAAAAPPDLALIVTARIPKGSRAAFYRDLGKLCRTLEWKTPRAAEIPGWIHDRARSRWKLDLSPASAQWIAGAVGSDLSTLDAELEKLASLPADRRTDADIRAIVPRTHRIDRWSWLDLVASRDYARALRELENVLTSERGVGLVAGLVEQHLLLGLALEAGPAGLRAALSETGRGYLSWKANAYAKQARAWTVHELDHALRALHRADRHLKSGRGDQAALAEMLLALGQVKNAGR; this is translated from the coding sequence GTGAGCGCGCCCCTCGACCCGCGGCTCTCGCGAGCCCTGGGCCGGAGTCCCCCGACCGGCGCGTGGTTCCTGCACGGAGACGCGATCCGCCTGCGGGACGAAGCCGCGCAGCAGCTCGTCGAGGCCGCCGTCGACCCCGCCACGCGCGACTTCAACTACGACCAGTTCCACGCCGAGGACGTGACGGACGAGCAGCTCGCCGCCACCCTGGCCATGCCCCCAATGATGGCGGAACGCCGCGTCGTCTTCGTGCGGGATGTCGAGCGGCTGGGGACGAAGGCCCGCGCGGTCCTGAAGAAAGCCGCGGCGGCGGCGCCCCCCGACCTCGCCCTCATCGTCACGGCGCGCATCCCCAAGGGGTCGCGCGCGGCCTTCTACCGCGACCTCGGGAAGCTCTGCCGCACGCTGGAGTGGAAGACGCCGCGGGCGGCGGAGATCCCCGGATGGATTCACGACCGGGCGCGGAGCCGCTGGAAGCTCGACCTCTCCCCGGCGTCGGCCCAGTGGATCGCGGGAGCCGTCGGGTCGGACCTGTCGACGCTGGACGCCGAGCTCGAAAAGCTCGCTTCGCTTCCCGCCGACCGCCGGACCGACGCGGACATCCGGGCGATCGTTCCGCGGACGCATCGGATCGATCGCTGGAGCTGGCTCGATCTCGTGGCTTCGCGCGACTACGCGCGCGCCTTGCGCGAGTTGGAAAACGTGCTCACTTCGGAACGGGGGGTTGGGCTGGTCGCCGGACTTGTGGAACAGCACCTTCTGCTTGGTCTGGCCCTCGAAGCGGGACCCGCCGGCTTGCGCGCCGCACTGTCGGAAACCGGGCGCGGCTATCTCTCCTGGAAGGCGAACGCATACGCGAAGCAGGCGAGGGCATGGACCGTACACGAACTCGATCATGCGTTGAGGGCGCTCCACCGCGCCGACCGTCACCTCAAATCGGGGCGGGGAGACCAGGCGGCGCTCGCCGAGATGCTCCTGGCGCTGGGGCAGGTGAAGAACGCCGGGAGATGA
- a CDS encoding zf-HC2 domain-containing protein yields MACKEFIERYTEYVDGALAPDERRRFDAHLVGCKSCRRYQRVLTRGLAAWRALPRVSTSPDFLPRLQHRLYHVDESSKRSWRSQFGRAAAIAVASAGLFTLGVSNGSQPLLVEVQLPPVMADVPAETVAESRGNRFADDPSVPDWFLVPFAPALDDGGGLFGSTYAVPIATSDSIPLPVERRSGQLDESR; encoded by the coding sequence ATGGCCTGCAAAGAATTTATCGAGCGGTACACCGAATACGTCGACGGTGCGCTTGCCCCTGACGAGCGCCGTCGGTTCGACGCGCATCTTGTGGGATGCAAGTCGTGTCGACGCTATCAGCGAGTCCTGACTCGCGGGCTCGCAGCGTGGCGAGCCCTCCCGCGCGTCTCCACCTCTCCGGATTTCCTGCCCCGCCTGCAGCACCGCCTCTACCACGTCGATGAGTCTTCAAAGCGGTCCTGGCGGAGCCAGTTCGGCCGAGCCGCGGCCATCGCCGTGGCGTCGGCGGGACTCTTTACGCTGGGCGTGTCGAACGGAAGCCAACCGCTGCTCGTCGAAGTGCAGCTTCCGCCGGTGATGGCGGACGTGCCCGCGGAGACGGTGGCGGAGAGCCGGGGGAACCGGTTCGCCGACGACCCCTCCGTACCCGACTGGTTCCTCGTCCCGTTCGCTCCCGCGCTCGATGACGGAGGCGGACTGTTCGGTTCGACGTACGCCGTACCGATCGCGACGAGCGACTCCATTCCCCTGCCGGTCGAGCGACGCTCCGGCCAACTCGACGAGTCTCGCTGA
- a CDS encoding sigma-70 family RNA polymerase sigma factor, which yields MDTKPNLEVTSRYATPEKMEPLGRGELKRLEDAELVTHYLGGQRFAFNEIAERYQDRLLNFIYRTIGDRDRAEDLVQETFVRVYRHLHRFDPARKFSTWIYTIASNLAKNELRNRARNPLVLFHSLRKSWEADHRPLEFEDTAYRPDDLFRKRRVREQVEAAVAELPEHHRVVFVLRELEGKSYEEISEITGVTLGTVKSRLNRARNRFACIIAPMLD from the coding sequence ATGGACACGAAGCCGAACCTCGAAGTCACAAGCCGATACGCGACGCCCGAAAAGATGGAACCGCTCGGGCGCGGCGAGTTGAAGCGCCTCGAGGACGCGGAGCTCGTCACGCATTATTTGGGCGGGCAGCGCTTCGCGTTCAACGAGATCGCCGAGCGCTATCAGGATCGCCTGCTGAATTTCATTTACCGCACCATCGGAGACCGGGATCGTGCCGAGGATCTCGTGCAGGAGACCTTCGTGCGCGTCTACCGGCACCTCCACCGATTCGATCCCGCGCGGAAGTTCTCGACCTGGATCTATACGATCGCCAGCAACCTGGCGAAGAACGAATTGCGGAACCGGGCTCGCAACCCGCTGGTGCTCTTCCATTCGCTCCGGAAGAGTTGGGAAGCCGACCATCGGCCGCTCGAATTCGAGGATACGGCCTACCGGCCCGACGATCTGTTCCGCAAGCGGCGCGTCCGCGAGCAGGTCGAGGCCGCGGTGGCGGAACTTCCCGAGCATCACCGTGTCGTATTCGTGCTGCGTGAACTGGAAGGGAAGAGCTACGAGGAGATTTCGGAGATCACGGGAGTGACGCTGGGCACCGTCAAGTCGCGCCTGAACCGGGCGCGGAACCGGTTCGCCTGCATCATCGCCCCGATGCTCGATTGA
- a CDS encoding NUDIX hydrolase, which translates to MTEDARENAGEGAGRGGSTGRVDGERVYSGRRIHVDVDRVRFPDGSIGRLELIRHPGAAAVVALDLPGPPGGAAGAPPREPIVTLVRQYRYAAGGFIWEVPAGNLEPGEPPEACALRELEEEAGLRAGRLEPLASVRTTPGFTDEVIHLFAAWDLDAVETRHEASEFMDVHRLPLRRTIEMIDAGEISDGKTICALTLAARWVACRMDRIGGAGV; encoded by the coding sequence GTGACCGAAGACGCGCGCGAAAATGCCGGCGAAGGCGCCGGGCGGGGCGGCTCCACGGGCCGCGTGGACGGAGAGCGCGTCTACTCCGGCCGCAGGATCCATGTCGATGTGGATCGCGTGCGGTTCCCGGACGGATCCATCGGCCGGCTCGAACTGATCCGCCACCCCGGCGCCGCCGCCGTCGTCGCGCTGGACCTGCCCGGCCCTCCCGGCGGAGCCGCCGGTGCGCCGCCTCGCGAACCCATCGTCACCCTGGTGCGTCAATACAGGTACGCCGCCGGCGGGTTCATCTGGGAGGTGCCGGCCGGAAACCTGGAACCCGGCGAGCCTCCCGAGGCGTGCGCCCTCCGGGAACTGGAAGAGGAGGCGGGGCTGCGTGCCGGACGTCTGGAGCCGCTCGCCTCCGTGCGCACGACGCCGGGTTTCACCGACGAGGTCATTCACCTCTTCGCGGCGTGGGACCTCGACGCGGTGGAGACGCGTCACGAGGCGAGCGAGTTCATGGATGTGCATCGGCTGCCCCTGCGACGTACCATCGAGATGATCGATGCGGGAGAGATCAGCGACGGCAAGACGATCTGCGCGCTGACCCTCGCGGCGCGCTGGGTTGCCTGCCGGATGGATCGAATCGGCGGCGCCGGGGTTTAA
- a CDS encoding pitrilysin family protein codes for MTKPRIATPDRAVRPAPAAPRPLALPRFERHTLGNGLRVEYAERRGLPEVSLHLVLECGAGAEPPRLGGLGELTARLLTAGTPGRDAIEMARWLDRLGVGYRATVGYGVGAVSMHFLSDLFEEALEFLAATILDSEFPEHEVERIRGERIDEIERQADDPATVAGLATIAELYGDGLYGRPVGGTGATVSGIGPEAVRDFHAARYRPGGALLIACGDLDRERLIAAAEARFGVWSGETAPVPPPETPEPRASDLVLIDRPGSAQSEIRVATVGVPYNTGDHHAIIVANAILGGLFNSRINLNLREDKGWTYGARSSFRFRRGAGPFVARTAVESARTGPAFEEILREIETMRAAPVTDGEMKLARNALTLSLPLQFETAVQICGKVSRQRVFGLPDDYWETYRSRIEAVTPDEVQEVCRTYLDPGRLTLLAVGDAATAEPTLDGLGPVDVRPAS; via the coding sequence GTGACGAAGCCCCGGATCGCGACCCCCGATCGCGCCGTGCGCCCGGCGCCGGCCGCCCCGCGCCCGCTCGCGCTCCCGCGCTTCGAGCGACACACGCTCGGCAACGGCCTCCGGGTCGAGTACGCGGAACGACGCGGTTTGCCCGAAGTGTCGCTCCACCTCGTCCTCGAATGCGGCGCGGGCGCCGAACCGCCGCGACTCGGCGGTCTCGGCGAGCTGACCGCCCGGCTCCTCACCGCCGGCACTCCCGGGCGAGACGCCATCGAGATGGCACGCTGGCTCGACCGCCTCGGCGTCGGCTATCGCGCAACGGTGGGCTACGGCGTCGGGGCCGTCTCCATGCACTTCCTGTCGGACTTGTTCGAGGAGGCGCTCGAGTTCCTCGCCGCGACCATCCTCGATTCCGAGTTCCCCGAGCACGAAGTCGAACGCATCCGCGGCGAGCGCATCGACGAAATCGAACGCCAGGCGGACGACCCGGCGACCGTCGCGGGTCTCGCCACGATCGCCGAACTCTACGGCGACGGACTGTACGGCCGGCCCGTCGGGGGCACCGGAGCCACCGTGTCCGGTATCGGCCCGGAAGCGGTGCGGGATTTCCACGCCGCGCGCTACCGCCCCGGCGGCGCTCTCCTCATCGCGTGCGGAGACCTCGACCGCGAGCGCCTCATCGCCGCGGCGGAGGCGCGTTTCGGCGTCTGGAGCGGCGAGACCGCCCCGGTCCCGCCCCCGGAAACGCCGGAGCCGCGGGCGAGCGACCTCGTCCTCATCGACCGGCCCGGCAGCGCCCAGAGCGAGATCCGCGTCGCGACGGTGGGGGTGCCCTACAACACAGGGGATCATCACGCGATCATCGTAGCCAACGCGATCCTCGGCGGCCTCTTCAACTCACGGATCAACCTCAATCTGCGGGAGGACAAAGGGTGGACCTACGGCGCGAGATCGAGTTTCCGGTTCCGCCGGGGCGCGGGACCCTTCGTCGCGCGCACGGCCGTCGAATCCGCCCGGACCGGCCCCGCGTTCGAGGAGATCCTGCGCGAGATCGAGACCATGCGCGCGGCACCCGTCACCGATGGCGAAATGAAGCTGGCCCGCAACGCCCTCACGCTCTCCCTCCCGCTCCAGTTCGAGACCGCCGTGCAGATCTGCGGAAAGGTGAGCCGCCAGCGCGTATTCGGCCTTCCCGACGACTATTGGGAGACGTACCGCTCCCGCATCGAGGCCGTGACGCCGGACGAGGTGCAGGAGGTCTGCCGCACGTACCTCGACCCCGGCCGCCTCACGCTCCTCGCCGTGGGCGACGCGGCGACGGCCGAGCCCACGCTGGACGGCCTCGGGCCCGTGGATGTGCGGCCCGCCTCGTGA
- a CDS encoding pitrilysin family protein: MAPASSAAMRFEIREHVLDNGLRVVLQPDASAPLVAVHVMYHVGSKNERAGRTGFAHLFEHLLFQGSEHVPREHHFKLIQDAGGTLNGTTWFDRTNYFETLPANELDLGLWLESDRMGFFKPGITQEKLDNQREVVKNERRQSYENRPYGLAFETLLACAYDEGHPYRHPTIGYMPDIDAARLEDVHQFFDLHYGPNNATLVLVGDFDPAAALARVEAWFGEIPARPVAARPDVPVPARGGERRALLRDRVQMPRVYLMYHSPRYADPDFEDVVILNYLLADGNSSRLEKTLVYEKRMAADVTSFTWPTESAGMCFVVATARPGVAAADLETELRDVLDDLLRDGVEEEELEGARNRARRGLLNGRAGFGDRADAIAHAAVLRGDAGYVNDAFARYGSVARADVNRAAGTVLDPRGLTVLHVVPEEETDATDTTEGTP, encoded by the coding sequence TTGGCTCCAGCGTCTTCCGCCGCGATGAGGTTCGAGATCCGCGAGCACGTGCTCGACAACGGGCTGAGGGTCGTCCTGCAGCCCGATGCGTCCGCTCCCCTCGTCGCCGTTCACGTCATGTACCACGTGGGATCGAAGAACGAGCGCGCCGGCCGGACCGGCTTCGCGCACCTCTTCGAGCATCTCCTCTTCCAGGGGTCCGAGCACGTGCCGCGCGAGCACCACTTCAAACTCATCCAGGACGCGGGCGGCACGCTCAACGGGACGACGTGGTTCGACCGCACGAACTACTTCGAGACGCTGCCCGCGAACGAACTGGATCTCGGCCTGTGGCTGGAGTCCGACCGCATGGGGTTCTTCAAGCCCGGGATCACGCAGGAGAAGCTCGACAACCAGCGCGAGGTGGTGAAGAACGAGCGGCGGCAGTCGTACGAGAACCGCCCCTACGGTCTCGCGTTCGAGACCCTGCTCGCGTGCGCCTACGACGAGGGACACCCCTACCGCCATCCGACGATCGGCTACATGCCCGACATCGACGCGGCGCGGCTCGAGGACGTGCACCAGTTCTTCGATCTCCATTACGGTCCGAACAACGCGACCCTCGTGCTCGTCGGCGACTTCGATCCGGCTGCGGCGCTGGCGCGGGTCGAGGCCTGGTTCGGGGAGATTCCCGCGCGACCCGTGGCGGCGCGCCCGGACGTGCCCGTGCCCGCGCGCGGCGGCGAGCGGCGCGCCCTCCTTCGCGACCGCGTTCAGATGCCCCGCGTGTACCTCATGTATCATTCGCCGCGCTACGCGGACCCCGATTTCGAGGACGTCGTCATCCTCAACTACCTGCTCGCCGATGGGAACAGTTCCCGGCTGGAGAAGACGCTCGTGTACGAGAAGCGGATGGCGGCGGACGTCACCTCCTTCACCTGGCCGACCGAGAGCGCCGGGATGTGCTTCGTCGTCGCGACCGCCCGCCCCGGCGTCGCCGCCGCCGACCTCGAGACCGAGCTGAGGGACGTTCTCGATGACCTGCTCCGCGACGGCGTGGAGGAGGAAGAGCTGGAGGGGGCGCGCAACCGGGCGCGCCGCGGGCTCCTGAACGGGCGCGCGGGCTTCGGCGACCGCGCGGACGCGATCGCGCACGCCGCCGTGTTGCGGGGCGACGCGGGCTACGTGAACGATGCCTTTGCGCGCTACGGATCCGTCGCGCGCGCGGACGTGAACCGCGCGGCCGGCACCGTGCTCGACCCGCGCGGCCTCACGGTCCTCCACGTCGTTCCCGAAGAGGAGACGGACGCAACGGACACGACGGAGGGGACGCCGTGA
- a CDS encoding YncE family protein: MAMAWWALGTTVAAVPAEASQENSPDGLSSYYVYVAAESEDRVDLVRFDGTGASVLDSVFVGRFPTEIDGPHGLAVDPGGERWYVTLAHGNPFGSVVAYSTETNRPLGSAELGLFPATMQVTPAGLLFAANFNLHGEHEPSSVSVVDVGAMIEVAQIPTCTMPHGSRLTADGARHYSVCMMDELLVEVDAHRLEVTQRFILSPGEEQAWPYDWLPTRPVGAPGCSPTWAHPAVDGRHVYVACNRNAEVLEIDVQSWRVTRRFETGEGPYNLDVSPDGSILVVTYKSGQATGVWDLASGTEVARIPNTRTLPHGIAISPDSRYAFVSVEGVGGEPGTVDVIDLRDGVRAASVDVGKQAGGIAFWKVEPR; encoded by the coding sequence TTGGCGATGGCTTGGTGGGCGCTGGGAACGACGGTCGCGGCGGTTCCCGCCGAGGCCTCCCAGGAAAACAGCCCCGACGGCCTGTCGTCCTATTACGTCTACGTGGCGGCGGAATCGGAGGATCGCGTCGATCTCGTCCGGTTCGATGGCACCGGTGCGTCGGTGCTGGATTCCGTCTTCGTGGGACGCTTCCCGACGGAAATCGACGGGCCGCACGGCCTCGCGGTCGATCCGGGCGGGGAACGGTGGTACGTGACGCTCGCCCACGGGAATCCCTTCGGCTCGGTCGTCGCCTATTCCACGGAGACGAACCGTCCGCTCGGGAGCGCCGAACTGGGGCTCTTCCCCGCCACCATGCAAGTGACGCCGGCGGGCCTGCTCTTCGCGGCGAACTTCAACCTGCACGGCGAACACGAGCCGAGTTCGGTGTCCGTCGTCGACGTCGGCGCGATGATCGAGGTCGCGCAGATTCCGACCTGCACAATGCCGCACGGCTCGCGGCTCACGGCGGATGGGGCGCGGCACTACTCCGTGTGCATGATGGATGAGTTGCTCGTGGAGGTCGACGCGCACCGGCTCGAGGTCACGCAGCGCTTCATCCTCTCCCCGGGCGAGGAGCAGGCCTGGCCGTACGACTGGCTTCCGACGCGGCCCGTGGGGGCGCCCGGCTGCAGCCCGACATGGGCGCACCCGGCCGTGGACGGACGCCATGTGTACGTCGCCTGCAACCGGAACGCGGAGGTGCTGGAGATCGACGTACAGTCGTGGCGGGTGACGCGAAGATTCGAGACGGGCGAGGGTCCGTACAATCTCGATGTTTCCCCGGACGGCTCCATCCTCGTCGTGACGTACAAGAGCGGACAGGCAACCGGGGTCTGGGATCTCGCCAGCGGGACGGAGGTGGCCCGGATCCCGAACACGCGGACGCTGCCGCACGGGATCGCGATCTCTCCGGATTCGCGGTACGCCTTCGTGAGCGTGGAGGGCGTGGGCGGCGAGCCGGGAACGGTGGACGTGATCGACCTCCGCGACGGGGTCCGGGCGGCCAGCGTGGACGTGGGCAAGCAGGCGGGCGGCATCGCCTTCTGGAAGGTGGAGCCGCGGTGA